The genomic segment TGACTATCGGCCAGATCGAAGGCGGCTACAATTTCAATATCATTGCTGATAAAGTAGTCCTTAAAGGGACCGCCAGGGCCTACTCGGAGGCAAACCGCCAGATGATCAAGCAGCGGTTGCGTGAAACATGTGATGGAATCGGCGCTTCCTTCGCGGCCGAGATCGTTTTGGACTATGCGGATGCCTATCCGCCCACCATCAATGCGGAGTCACCAGTGGAGAAAGTATCAGCGGCGGCAGCCAGGATTGTGGGCGACGGCGTCCAGCCCCCGTACATGACCATGGGCGGCGAAGATATGGCCTACTATCTGCAGAAGGTACCCGGATGTTTCTTCTTCGTAGGATCAGCACCTGTTGACAGGGAACCTATGAGCGTGCCGCATCACTGTTCCCATTTTGACATCGAAGAGCGGGCATTGCTGGTGGGGAGTTCTATCTGGATGCAGTTGGTGGAGGACGTTCTTACTTAGGTATATTGTTTGGGAAAAGGATCTGCTGTTCCCAGCTCAAGACCACCGAAACTTCTTCAAATCTACGTTCCCGCCTGTAAGGATGACACCCACCTTTTTACCTGCTAGACCGTTCGCCTGATTAAATACCGCCGCTACAGGTACAGCTGAGGAGGGTTCGATAATGATCTTCATTCTCTCCCATACAGTTCGCATGGTTGTAATAATCTCCTCCTCTGTCACTGTGAAAATATCGCTCACGTATTTCATGATGATGGAAAGAGTCAATTCGCTCAGTGAAGTGAGGAGGCCGTCGGCCATGGTGTCAGGATTAGTTTGCGGAACAAATTTTCCTGATTTAAAAGACTGATAGGCGTCATCGGCATTTTTTGGCTCAGCTGCGAAGACTGAAACCGAATTGCCCATGCCAGCCACCGCGATAGCGGTACCGCAAATGAGTCCTCCTCCGCCTACGGGGGCGAGAATGGCATCCAGATCATCTATC from the Candidatus Neomarinimicrobiota bacterium genome contains:
- a CDS encoding pyridoxal-phosphate dependent enzyme, whose translation is IDDLDAILAPVGGGGLICGTAIAVAGMGNSVSVFAAEPKNADDAYQSFKSGKFVPQTNPDTMADGLLTSLSELTLSIIMKYVSDIFTVTEEEIITTMRTVWERMKIIIEPSSAVPVAAVFNQANGLAGKKVGVILTGGNVDLKKFRWS